In the genome of Kiloniellales bacterium, one region contains:
- a CDS encoding SDR family oxidoreductase — translation MSFARYPSLNQAVVFVTGGASGIGAEIVRAFAEQGSQVGFLDFDTERGAALAETLTGAGATLRFEACDLRDIAALKRGVAALQDALGPATVLVNNAARDDRHAWDEVTPEYYDERIAANLRHMFFAIQAVAPGMIAAGKGSIINFGSNSWWEASGGMPVYTSAKAAVHGMTRAFARDLGPHRIRVNTVVPGWVMTERQKELWATPEALERHRQKQCLPDLIEPVYLARMVLFLASDDAAMCTANNYMVEAGSI, via the coding sequence ATGTCCTTCGCTCGCTATCCCAGCTTGAACCAGGCGGTGGTCTTCGTCACCGGCGGCGCCTCGGGCATCGGCGCGGAGATCGTGCGCGCCTTCGCCGAGCAGGGCTCCCAGGTCGGTTTCCTCGACTTCGACACGGAACGGGGCGCGGCCCTGGCCGAGACCCTGACGGGCGCCGGTGCGACGCTGCGCTTCGAGGCCTGCGACCTGCGCGACATCGCGGCCTTGAAGCGCGGCGTCGCGGCGCTGCAGGACGCGCTCGGCCCGGCCACGGTGCTGGTCAACAATGCCGCGCGGGACGACCGCCATGCCTGGGACGAGGTCACCCCCGAGTACTACGACGAGCGGATCGCGGCCAACCTGCGGCACATGTTCTTCGCCATCCAGGCGGTCGCCCCGGGCATGATCGCCGCCGGCAAGGGCTCGATCATCAACTTCGGCTCCAACTCCTGGTGGGAGGCGTCGGGCGGCATGCCGGTCTACACCAGCGCCAAGGCGGCGGTGCACGGCATGACCCGCGCCTTCGCCCGCGACCTCGGCCCGCACCGGATCCGGGTCAACACGGTGGTGCCCGGCTGGGTCATGACCGAGCGCCAGAAGGAGCTCTGGGCGACGCCCGAGGCGCTGGAGCGGCATCGCCAAAAACAGTGCCTGCCGGACCTGATCGAGCCGGTCTACCTGGCCCGCATGGTGCTGTTCCTGGCCTCCGACGACGCCGCCATGTGCACGGCCAACAACTACATGGTCGAGGCCGGCTCGATCTAA
- a CDS encoding formylglycine-generating enzyme family protein produces MIRKTWDGDLAIIAWAVLACMGLALQPRVAAAVEMIPLDGGTFLMGSQKHYREEGPLRRVTVGPFLISKTEVTNAEFAEFVAATGYVTTAERALDPAEHPDWPADLLQPGSMVFAPPQHAVSRRDSTAWWRYVHGANWRHPTGPESSIATLDDHPVVQVSPEDAEAYAKWAGGRLPTEAEWEYAARGGLEGADYVWGESYDPVEGWKANTWQGAFPQKDDAVDGHHGTAPVGSFAPNGFGLHDMAGNVWEHVADWWVPGHPKVEETDPRGPPQRLAARFSPPEVGPRRVVKGGSWLCAPNFCHRYRPAARQAQEMGLGTNHIGFRIVRDRE; encoded by the coding sequence ATGATCCGCAAGACGTGGGATGGTGATCTGGCGATCATCGCTTGGGCCGTTCTGGCTTGTATGGGCCTCGCGCTGCAGCCTCGTGTCGCTGCCGCCGTCGAGATGATCCCGCTCGACGGCGGCACCTTCCTCATGGGTTCGCAAAAGCACTATCGCGAGGAAGGGCCGCTGCGCCGGGTCACGGTCGGGCCTTTCCTGATCTCCAAGACCGAGGTCACCAATGCCGAGTTCGCGGAATTCGTGGCCGCGACGGGCTACGTCACCACGGCCGAACGCGCGCTCGACCCGGCCGAGCATCCGGACTGGCCGGCAGACCTGCTGCAGCCGGGCTCGATGGTCTTCGCGCCTCCGCAGCACGCGGTCAGCCGGCGGGACTCGACGGCCTGGTGGCGCTACGTCCATGGTGCGAACTGGCGCCATCCCACGGGCCCCGAGAGCTCGATTGCCACCCTCGACGACCATCCGGTGGTGCAGGTCTCGCCCGAGGACGCGGAAGCCTACGCGAAATGGGCCGGCGGGCGGCTGCCGACCGAAGCGGAGTGGGAGTACGCGGCGCGCGGCGGCCTGGAGGGGGCCGACTACGTCTGGGGCGAAAGCTACGATCCGGTCGAGGGCTGGAAGGCCAACACCTGGCAAGGGGCCTTCCCGCAGAAGGACGACGCGGTGGACGGCCATCACGGCACCGCACCCGTCGGCTCCTTCGCGCCGAACGGCTTCGGGCTTCACGACATGGCCGGCAATGTCTGGGAACACGTCGCCGACTGGTGGGTGCCGGGCCACCCGAAGGTGGAAGAGACCGATCCGCGCGGGCCGCCGCAGCGCCTGGCCGCCCGTTTTTCGCCCCCCGAGGTTGGACCCAGGCGGGTCGTCAAGGGCGGCTCCTGGCTCTGCGCACCGAACTTCTGCCACCGCTATCGTCCCGCGGCCCGGCAGGCGCAGGAAATGGGTCTGGGGACCAACCACATCGGCTTCCGCATCGTGCGCGACCGGGAGTGA